ATTCCTCAAAACAGGCGGTATGATTTTCAGGTTGTATTTGTGTTGATTACAGAACATACTCCAGTCTGGCCCACAGTTCTCCCAGCAATCCTGGTTCCTCTGGTTCTCCTGGCTGTTGGCTTTGCTGTTTTCATGGGTCTTGTATATAACAGGATGAAGAAAACAgcaggtaggtgtgtgtgttttaatggatCAGTGAGGTATACTGAGTCTAAAGTTAATACAGAAAGTCAACCAGTGATTAGCCTTTCTGCACTCCTTCCTGGCTGAAGAATTGTAAAATATTTCTTCTATAGTAATCTAAATATTTACTATTCGCATATTTATTATTAGCAGATAGTACATAAAGTATCAGAAGTACAGCTTAGTCCAAGAATTTACGGCCTTATTCCTGGAAATTATGGACACATCCCTGGAAAATACATGTACTTATGGCTTTGTCTCGGAACTTATGGCCTTCGTCCTGGAACTACGGCCTTAGTGCCGGAAATGCCACAGAACCTAAATTCACTTACAGGGTACAGCCCTCTAAAATACCTGTACTTTGTTATGGGGCAAAAGGTGTACATAACCttttgccccatgacagctgggaaaggcttATTGTTTTAATCgtttcagtttctttcttgttgtcacatttgaatttttcttgATTGTTATTTGCCTAGCAAGCAAAAGAGCTTGGTTTGTTTCTGGGAGGAGACAAATCAAGAAGGGCATCTGGGATCAACAAGGGCATTCAGTGTAAAAGTGTGCCAAATCTATCATGGAGAACAGTTGATTTATTTCTGTCTTCACTAAACTACACAGCCTGCTGTCATTTGGATAATAGAAagaagagtttgtttttaatgtgatttacaGTTGCTCTTTGTTACAGCTCATGCTCTGCTCTGTTCTCTCAGTCTGCCAGCTCAAAGTTGTGGATGTGACAGAGGGGGCAAAATCTGTCGTGCTGCCCTTCATATCCAAAAAATTGAAGAGTTTGGATAGTTACAAAGTGGAGTGGAAACATATCCAAGACGATGAAATGAAGGTTGTAGATGACCGTAATCGTACTCAAAATAAACGTCACCATGGCGGTACAGAGATGAAGAAAGACCCATGGACTACAGGAAACGCCAGCCTGACTCTGATGAAACCTCGCTGTAGAGATGGAGGTGTTTACATTTGCACCATCTATGGCAAAGATGGGAAACCTATCAAACAGAAAGTAGTGGCACtctgggtcaaaggtcagtatTAGAGAATGTGAGCTAAAAGAATCTGATGATTTAGAGCAACtgcctatttaaaaaaaacgcCGAACATGTTAATCAGAAACATCTACAGTCATATTTGAACAAAGAACTGAACTGTCTGTGAGGGTCTTTGTTCACATTAAAAACTCTTAGGAAGCAATGAGGTATACAGGAAATGAACAGAGCAGTGTGAGGGACAGAAGGATGCTTGATTTAGACTTCTTCTGTGAATCTTTGTAGAGCCTACGGCATCATCTGTGTAAGTGGCTGATGTCATTGCCGGCATTTATCGTTGTGCGAAGTGCATTAGGTGTTAACTACCTTGTGTTTGTGTCCTTGTGTTACATATGTGTCAGCcatgacagaaacaaataaaatgcctttttctaaaatgacttttttccctcctgggtccccCCTCTTCATTGTGGTCAGTTCTTTTCAaaggcaaacatatttgtcccttaGGTTTTTCTACTTGTTTGtacattccctcacatccattcaGATAGTTTCATCAGCCTCGCTCCAcaaatttgctgacatttgtgagtccttttATTGatactatgattattattccttatgtTGAGGCtgtgattgttattctctcaacGGTAAAATGCAAAAGAGGAATCAACAATACTGAACAGGCCACTCACAGTAGTTGTGGGTTGCAACAACGTGACAAGTAGTTACATTTTTAGGGAAGTGTGCATCAGGTTACAATGTAGGTTACATCATAGGGTTTCAGGGAGGTTTAGAGTTATAACATACCTATGGTGTAGGTATAAATCTCCAGTAACAGTCATAAACCAGGAAGTGAATGATAGGAATTAAAAACAGCTCTGAATGTGAGTCTCTGGTATTCTCTGTCGTTCACACTAAGTAACAGTAACTGTACATATTCACTCAATCTAATGTGTTCATCAGGACTCTGATCTGGCTCTGCTCTTTTTCTCCTCTACAGAGGGATGGCTGAAAACCATCAGAGGTTTCTGCCGGAGTGCCGGTCAAACAGTGGGGTGATCTGAATCATAAGGTAACTCTGTTTACTGCTCAGTCGGTGCGATTTATCTCCTGGTGAAGTGTTTCCAAATGAAAATCACAGCAATGAGTGTCATTATGGTTAGAAATGAAAAgtaacatttacaaatgtgtacaagtgtgtatgtgtgtgtgtacacaaatgtgtgtttcagtcaacaaaatgaatattaaaCAGTTTGAAGACATGAAAGACAAATGCACACGTCACAACCTGAACTTATATTCAGGTTCTGCAGAGCTGAGAGCATTAAAGTGTCTTTAAACTCGACACATAAATGTGACATGACCCGTGTGTATCAGTGCGCACTTCATTTAAAAACCTGTAACTGAATTAGGGCTGCAGCTatggattattttagtaattgagtagTCTATCAAtaattccattgattaatcTGTTAGAAAAAACTAAACACTTTCATTGTATTTAGGGTTACGTGCCTtattaaaatcacattaaaatcaCTTTCTTAAAtgccaaaatataaataataacaagtacagtaatgtctGCTAAGGTGCTCTTATATTAAGAGGAGACAAAAAAAGTTCTGACAGTATTTTAGCTCCTGGATGAAGtaaatttggtgtgtgtgtgtgtgtgtgtgtgtgtgtgtgtgtgtgtgtgtgtgtgtgtgtgtgtgtgtgtgtgtgtgtgtgtgtgtgtgtgtgttttgatgcAATGCTTCCTGCAGCAGAAAATAGACATTCTGATGTAAAGATGTTATTACTctgtatatacactgctcatgTACATACTCTGCACTATTCAAAACCCCTGGAGTATTTTATTGCACTTCTGTACATATACTGCTCCTGTTATCATATGCTCTCTTTTTATCACTTTTCAAGCACTTCTGGTTAGATGCAATCTGCATTTTGTTGCACTGTACTTTTGAAATATGCAATGAGAATAAATTTAATCAATctaatttaatctaatctaatctaatttttgTTATTCGTAATTCAGTATCTTTAAAAGGCTGTTTATGTACATTTCTACTGTcctacaaagaaaaaatatttaaactttatttataaaacatgttttatatttatattaatctaaatctgcaaaataatctTACTAAAGCCTTGAATTAAAGCCTTGCCCCTGCTTGCTGCAGGTATCACTGCAACAGAAAGTAGGAAGGCGGCTGTTactctttgtctctttgttttgcTTATTAAACTGTTGTTGTTCCAAGCTAAACCATCAGCCTGCAGCTTTAACGTTATCGTTATTAagttagttctttttttttttcatttattttttgtttttgttacagaCATTTGTtggttcttgttttgtttttgtttttaactgtgaataatgaaaagaaaacacaatactTTCAGTGACGCTCTGAATTATGATCATTGGTGTTTAAAAAACTAATTAttttacttctgtttattttatgt
This portion of the Archocentrus centrarchus isolate MPI-CPG fArcCen1 chromosome 17, fArcCen1, whole genome shotgun sequence genome encodes:
- the LOC115796168 gene encoding uncharacterized protein LOC115796168, with the translated sequence MFVVFVFLLRVSQHASGVEVYGGDKSVLLPCQLPAPSKEGVVVWRRNDLNPAIIHVLTEEGDNLADQNKHYTKRTSIQMDALQTGDLSLTLRNPTFSDSGTYTCTTRKHGEKLNQTEVQLQVKEHTPVWPTVLPAILVPLVLLAVGFAVFMGLVYNRMKKTAVCQLKVVDVTEGAKSVVLPFISKKLKSLDSYKVEWKHIQDDEMKVVDDRNRTQNKRHHGGTEMKKDPWTTGNASLTLMKPRCRDGGVYICTIYGKDGKPIKQKVVALWVKEGWLKTIRGFCRSAGQTVG